From the Clavibacter phaseoli genome, one window contains:
- a CDS encoding PTS sugar transporter subunit IIA, whose product MLPPLPDDAVTLGAEAADWRAAVRLAGDALVRSGAATPDYADAMIRVVEEFGAYVVIAPGLALAHARPGPETLADGLAVVTLTEPVAFGHAHNDPVDVIVGLAVTTVDRHVSSVADMANIFNDATAIPRLRAATTVDEVRRIMAGEESA is encoded by the coding sequence GTGCTCCCACCGCTCCCGGACGACGCCGTCACCCTCGGCGCCGAGGCCGCCGACTGGCGCGCCGCCGTGCGCCTGGCGGGTGACGCGCTCGTCCGCTCGGGCGCGGCCACCCCGGACTACGCGGACGCCATGATCCGCGTGGTCGAGGAGTTCGGCGCCTACGTCGTCATCGCCCCGGGGCTCGCGCTCGCGCACGCCCGGCCGGGCCCCGAGACGCTCGCCGACGGCCTCGCGGTCGTCACGCTCACGGAGCCGGTGGCGTTCGGGCACGCGCACAACGACCCCGTGGACGTGATCGTCGGCCTCGCGGTCACCACGGTCGACCGGCACGTGTCCTCGGTCGCCGACATGGCCAACATCTTCAACGACGCCACCGCCATCCCGCGGCTGCGCGCCGCCACCACCGTCGACGAGGTCCGGCGCATCATGGCCGGCGAGGAGAGCGCATGA
- a CDS encoding adenosine deaminase: MTLAPEDSTLPGGGSYRDLPKVSLHDHLDGGLRPGTIVEIADEIGLELPARGAEALGEWFRTSADSGSLVEYLKTFDVTIAVMQTEEHLARVAREFVEDLAEDGVVYGEIRWAPEQHLGNGLSLDQTVEAVQSGIEEAVRGVEEAGGSIRVGQLVSAMRHLDRGTEIAELAIRHRDRGVVGFDIAGPEAGFPPSRMQGAFDLLAREWMPRTVHAGEADGLESIRGALLDGRALRLGHGVRIAEDIEIDSEEGEDVFVTLGTLAQWVKDRGIPLELSPSSNLQTGAIEAWGDAMTDHPFDLLYQLGFAVTVNTDNRLMSGTSISRELALLTDAFAYDLDDHEAFQLNAAAAAFLPLEEREALADIISEGFARL; this comes from the coding sequence ATGACACTCGCTCCCGAGGACTCCACGCTGCCCGGCGGAGGCTCCTACCGCGACCTCCCGAAGGTCTCCCTCCACGACCACCTCGACGGCGGCCTCCGCCCCGGCACCATCGTCGAGATCGCCGACGAGATCGGCCTCGAGCTGCCCGCCCGGGGCGCCGAGGCCCTCGGCGAGTGGTTCCGCACCAGCGCCGACTCCGGATCCCTCGTCGAGTACCTGAAGACCTTCGACGTCACCATCGCCGTCATGCAGACCGAGGAGCACCTGGCGCGCGTCGCCCGCGAGTTCGTCGAGGACCTCGCCGAGGACGGCGTCGTCTACGGCGAGATCCGCTGGGCGCCCGAGCAGCACCTCGGGAACGGCCTGTCGCTCGACCAGACGGTCGAGGCCGTGCAGTCCGGCATCGAGGAGGCCGTGCGCGGCGTCGAGGAGGCGGGCGGATCCATCCGCGTCGGCCAGCTCGTCAGCGCCATGCGCCACCTGGACCGCGGCACCGAGATCGCCGAGCTCGCCATCCGCCACCGCGACCGCGGCGTCGTCGGCTTCGACATCGCCGGCCCCGAGGCCGGCTTCCCGCCGTCCCGCATGCAGGGCGCGTTCGACCTCCTGGCGCGCGAGTGGATGCCCCGCACGGTCCACGCGGGCGAGGCCGACGGCCTGGAGTCCATCCGCGGCGCGCTCCTCGACGGCCGGGCCCTCCGCCTGGGCCACGGCGTGCGCATCGCCGAGGACATCGAGATCGACAGCGAGGAGGGCGAGGACGTCTTCGTCACCCTCGGCACGCTCGCGCAGTGGGTCAAGGACCGCGGCATCCCGCTGGAGCTCAGCCCGTCGTCGAACCTGCAGACCGGCGCCATCGAGGCGTGGGGCGACGCGATGACGGACCACCCCTTCGACCTGCTCTACCAGCTCGGCTTCGCCGTCACGGTGAACACCGACAACCGCCTCATGAGCGGCACGAGCATCAGCCGGGAGCTGGCCCTCCTCACGGACGCGTTCGCGTACGACCTCGACGACCACGAGGCCTTCCAGCTGAACGCGGCCGCCGCGGCCTTCCTGCCGCTCGAGGAGCGCGAGGCGCTCGCCGACATCATCTCCGAGGGGTTCGCCCGCCTGTAG
- a CDS encoding nucleoside hydrolase, whose product MPTKILIDCDPGHDDALALMLAHGSPEVEIVGITTVAGNQTLEKVTRNALAVATVAGIHGVPVAAGCARPLVRPVMTAPEIHGESGLDGPELPEPTVALDPRHAVDLIIETVMAHAPGEITLVPLGALTNIALAVRREPRIVERVKEVVLMGGGYHAGNSTAVAEFNVAVDPEAAHIVFGEAWPVTMVGLDLTYQATATPEVMARIAALGTPAARFVVDSMESYGRAYHDRQDFPSPPVHDPCAVARVIDPRLVSVRRAPISVELTGTHTTGMTVADLRRPAPDGCTTQVAVELDHAGFWDVVVDALERIG is encoded by the coding sequence ATGCCCACCAAGATCCTGATCGACTGCGACCCGGGGCACGACGACGCCCTCGCCCTGATGCTCGCGCACGGCAGCCCCGAGGTGGAGATCGTCGGCATCACCACCGTGGCGGGCAACCAGACGCTCGAGAAGGTGACGCGCAACGCGCTCGCGGTGGCGACCGTCGCGGGGATCCACGGCGTGCCCGTCGCCGCGGGCTGCGCGCGCCCGCTCGTGCGGCCCGTGATGACGGCGCCCGAGATCCACGGCGAGAGCGGGCTCGACGGACCCGAGCTGCCCGAGCCGACCGTCGCGCTCGACCCGCGGCACGCGGTGGACCTCATCATCGAGACGGTCATGGCGCACGCGCCCGGCGAGATCACGCTGGTGCCGCTCGGCGCGCTCACCAACATCGCCCTCGCCGTGCGCCGGGAGCCCCGCATCGTCGAGCGCGTGAAGGAGGTCGTGCTGATGGGCGGCGGCTACCACGCGGGCAACAGCACGGCGGTCGCGGAGTTCAACGTCGCGGTCGACCCCGAGGCCGCGCACATCGTGTTCGGCGAGGCGTGGCCGGTGACGATGGTGGGCCTCGACCTCACGTACCAGGCGACCGCGACCCCGGAGGTCATGGCGCGCATCGCCGCCCTCGGCACGCCGGCCGCGCGCTTCGTCGTCGACTCGATGGAGTCGTACGGCCGGGCGTACCACGACCGCCAGGACTTCCCGAGCCCGCCCGTGCACGACCCGTGCGCCGTCGCGCGCGTCATCGACCCGCGCCTCGTCTCGGTGCGGCGCGCGCCGATCTCGGTGGAGCTGACGGGCACGCACACGACGGGAATGACGGTGGCGGACCTCCGCCGCCCCGCGCCCGACGGCTGCACGACGCAGGTCGCCGTCGAGCTCGACCACGCCGGGTTCTGGGACGTCGTGGTCGACGCGCTCGAGCGCATCGGCTGA
- a CDS encoding thymidine phosphorylase — MSAAFDVVDLIRTKRDGGRLSTAEIDWLVAAYTDRYVADEQMAALAMAILLRGMDRTEIRDLTLAMIASGETLDFSQLGKPTVDKHSTGGVGDKITLPLMPLVASYGVAVPQLSGRGLGHTGGTLDKLESIPGWRADLSTEEMVRQMQDHGGVICAAGSGLAPADKRLYALRDATGTVEAIPLIASSIMSKKIAEGTGALVLDVKFGSGAFMTDIDRSRELARTMVELGTDAGVRTTALLTDMDVPLGLAIGNANEVRESVEVLAGGGPADVVELTLALAREMLAAVGIPDADVDVALRDGRAMDAWRATVRAQGGDPDAAMPVARETHVVTAERDGVLVQQDALPFGIAAWRLGAGRARQGDAVQHAAGVDLHAKPGDRVRRGDPLFTLSTDEPERFDRALESLEGAYRVGDPEEHVARGPLVRERITAEG, encoded by the coding sequence GTGAGCGCCGCGTTCGACGTCGTCGACCTCATCCGGACCAAGCGCGACGGCGGCCGGCTCTCGACCGCCGAGATCGACTGGCTCGTGGCGGCGTACACCGACCGCTACGTCGCGGACGAGCAGATGGCCGCGCTCGCGATGGCGATCCTCCTGCGCGGCATGGACCGCACCGAGATCCGCGACCTCACGCTCGCGATGATCGCGAGCGGCGAGACGCTCGACTTCTCGCAGCTCGGCAAGCCCACGGTCGACAAGCACTCCACGGGCGGCGTGGGCGACAAGATCACCCTCCCGCTCATGCCGCTGGTCGCCTCCTACGGTGTGGCGGTGCCGCAGCTCTCCGGCCGCGGCCTCGGCCACACGGGCGGCACGCTGGACAAGCTCGAGTCGATCCCCGGCTGGCGCGCCGACCTCTCCACGGAGGAGATGGTGCGGCAGATGCAGGACCACGGCGGCGTGATCTGCGCGGCCGGCAGCGGCCTCGCCCCCGCCGACAAGCGCCTCTACGCGCTGCGCGACGCCACGGGCACGGTCGAGGCGATCCCGCTCATCGCCTCGAGCATCATGAGCAAGAAGATCGCCGAGGGCACGGGCGCGCTCGTCCTCGACGTGAAGTTCGGATCCGGCGCCTTCATGACGGACATCGACCGGTCGCGCGAGCTCGCGCGCACCATGGTCGAGCTCGGCACCGACGCGGGGGTGCGGACGACCGCGCTCCTCACCGACATGGACGTGCCGCTCGGCCTCGCCATCGGCAACGCCAACGAGGTGCGGGAGTCGGTCGAGGTGCTCGCGGGCGGCGGACCCGCCGACGTCGTGGAGCTCACGCTGGCGCTCGCGCGGGAGATGCTCGCCGCGGTCGGGATCCCCGACGCCGACGTCGACGTCGCCCTCCGCGACGGCCGGGCCATGGACGCATGGCGCGCCACCGTGCGCGCGCAGGGCGGGGATCCGGACGCCGCGATGCCCGTCGCGCGCGAGACCCACGTGGTGACCGCGGAGCGCGACGGCGTGCTCGTGCAGCAGGACGCCCTCCCGTTCGGCATCGCCGCCTGGCGCCTGGGCGCCGGCCGCGCGCGCCAGGGCGACGCGGTGCAGCACGCCGCGGGCGTCGACCTGCACGCGAAGCCGGGGGACCGCGTCCGCCGCGGCGACCCGCTGTTCACGCTCTCCACCGACGAGCCCGAGCGGTTCGACCGCGCGCTGGAGTCGCTCGAGGGCGCGTACCGCGTCGGCGACCCGGAGGAGCACGTCGCGCGCGGCCCGCTCGTCCGGGAGCGCATCACCGCCGAGGGCTGA
- a CDS encoding cytidine deaminase encodes MSAVEPGGSGGIDWGSLREAAHEAMGRAYVPYSRFPVGVAAIATDGRVITGCNVENASYGLTLCAECALVSVLHLTGGGQLVAFTCVDGDGNILMPCGRCRQLLFEHAVPGMLLETVSGIRTIDEVLPDAFGPSTLNAYGDRS; translated from the coding sequence GTGAGCGCCGTGGAGCCCGGCGGGTCGGGCGGCATCGACTGGGGATCCCTCCGCGAGGCGGCGCACGAGGCCATGGGCCGCGCGTACGTCCCGTACTCCCGCTTCCCCGTGGGCGTCGCGGCCATCGCGACCGACGGCCGCGTCATCACCGGCTGCAACGTGGAGAACGCCTCCTACGGCCTGACCCTCTGCGCCGAATGCGCGCTCGTCTCCGTGCTGCACCTCACGGGCGGCGGCCAGCTCGTGGCGTTCACGTGCGTGGACGGCGACGGCAACATCCTCATGCCGTGCGGGCGCTGCCGGCAGCTGCTGTTCGAGCACGCGGTGCCGGGCATGCTGCTGGAGACCGTGTCGGGGATCCGCACGATCGACGAGGTCCTGCCCGACGCCTTCGGGCCCAGCACGCTGAACGCGTACGGGGACCGCTCGTGA
- a CDS encoding ABC transporter permease has protein sequence MTATTPTAAPSPAPHDPAAVALERAVATSWKAPVAFGIFAVVSLILFVLFSREGSSTFGLSTGTDLIQLAPVVLPTAATGVAVTVVLAALTVVSALLVRRSAKVPLWFTAVFAILFLVAFLTWASAGQTIPVPGLLVGTVALSVPLIFGALGGVLSERVGVVNVAIEGQLLAGAFVSAVVASITGQPLIGLASAMVAGMLVSFVLAAFAIKYLVDQVIVGVVLNVLVTGLTSFLFSQVLSADPGTLNSPPRFDRIDIPILGQIPIIGPVLFRQTIIVYLMYVAVFLVWYCLFHTRWGLRLRAVGEHPQAADTVGIKVSATRFWNVSLAGAIAGLGGAFFTLGSVGAFNKEMTAGAGFIALAAVIFGRWDPLRATLAALLFGFASNLQNVLGVIGSPVPSEFMLMLPYVVTIAAVAGLVGQVRGPAAAGKPYVKS, from the coding sequence ATGACCGCGACCACGCCCACCGCCGCGCCGTCCCCGGCGCCGCACGACCCCGCGGCCGTCGCCCTCGAGCGCGCCGTCGCGACGAGCTGGAAGGCGCCCGTCGCCTTCGGGATCTTCGCCGTCGTCTCGCTCATCCTGTTCGTGCTGTTCAGCCGCGAGGGATCGAGCACGTTCGGCCTCTCCACCGGCACGGACCTCATCCAGCTCGCGCCGGTCGTGCTGCCGACGGCCGCCACCGGGGTCGCCGTCACCGTGGTGCTCGCCGCGCTCACCGTGGTGTCCGCCCTCCTGGTGCGCCGCTCGGCGAAGGTGCCGCTGTGGTTCACCGCCGTGTTCGCGATCCTGTTCCTCGTGGCGTTCCTCACCTGGGCATCCGCGGGCCAGACCATCCCCGTGCCCGGCCTCCTCGTGGGCACGGTCGCCCTGTCCGTGCCGCTCATCTTCGGCGCGCTGGGCGGCGTGCTCTCGGAGCGCGTGGGCGTCGTCAACGTCGCGATCGAGGGCCAGCTGCTGGCGGGCGCGTTCGTGTCCGCCGTGGTGGCTTCCATCACGGGCCAGCCGCTCATCGGCCTCGCGTCCGCGATGGTCGCCGGCATGCTGGTGTCGTTCGTGCTCGCGGCGTTCGCCATCAAGTACCTGGTCGACCAGGTCATCGTCGGCGTCGTCCTCAACGTGCTGGTCACGGGCCTCACGAGCTTCCTGTTCTCGCAGGTGCTGTCGGCCGACCCGGGCACGCTCAACTCCCCGCCGCGCTTCGACCGCATCGACATCCCGATCCTCGGCCAGATCCCGATCATCGGCCCCGTGCTGTTCCGGCAGACGATCATCGTCTACCTCATGTACGTGGCCGTGTTCCTCGTCTGGTACTGCCTCTTCCACACCCGCTGGGGCCTCCGCCTCCGCGCGGTGGGCGAGCACCCGCAGGCGGCCGACACCGTGGGCATCAAGGTCTCCGCGACCCGGTTCTGGAACGTGTCCCTCGCGGGCGCGATCGCGGGCCTCGGCGGCGCGTTCTTCACGCTCGGGTCCGTCGGCGCGTTCAACAAGGAGATGACGGCGGGCGCCGGGTTCATCGCGCTGGCCGCGGTCATCTTCGGCCGGTGGGATCCGCTGCGCGCCACGCTCGCGGCCCTCCTGTTCGGCTTCGCGAGCAACCTGCAGAACGTCCTCGGCGTCATCGGGTCGCCCGTGCCGAGCGAGTTCATGCTGATGCTGCCGTACGTCGTGACCATCGCCGCGGTCGCCGGACTGGTGGGGCAGGTGCGCGGCCCGGCCGCCGCCGGCAAGCCCTACGTGAAGTCGTGA
- a CDS encoding ABC transporter permease: MTDDTTRPEGQGPEDPSAGQLPASGREAGSVGDPTRSEAPAGVPSVATADGDGGSRAGQVLREIASGSALLSVLAVVLSLIVGALLIAVTDEATQEAAGYFFSRPLDTLRAGWDAASGAYSALFQGSIYNFRRPGFANGIKPLTETLTFATPLIAAGLGVALAFRVGLFNIGARGQMLIAAACAGWVGFGFDLPPVIHLVLAVAAGIVGGAVWGGIVGLLKARTGAHEVIVTIMLNYVAFYLLSYLLRTPGLLQAPGSNNPKTPAMADDAIFPALLGDGYSLHAGFLVVVVATVIVWYLLNRSGLGFRFRAVGENPSAARVAGIDVKNSYLYAMLISGGLAGLAGASQVLGTVTTGFSSGIDAGIGFDAITVALLGRSRPWGVFVAGILFGAFKAGGFSMQAAEGVPIDIVVVVQSLIVLFIAAPPLVRAVFRLPAPGRARRTTRIRKAALSS, encoded by the coding sequence ATGACCGACGACACCACTCGTCCCGAGGGCCAGGGGCCCGAGGACCCGTCCGCGGGGCAGCTGCCCGCGTCCGGCCGCGAGGCCGGATCCGTGGGCGACCCCACGCGCTCCGAGGCGCCCGCGGGCGTCCCCTCCGTGGCGACCGCCGACGGCGACGGGGGATCCCGCGCCGGCCAGGTGCTCCGCGAGATCGCGTCGGGCAGCGCGCTGCTGTCGGTGCTCGCGGTCGTGCTGTCCCTGATCGTGGGCGCGCTGCTCATCGCGGTCACCGACGAGGCGACGCAGGAGGCGGCCGGGTACTTCTTCAGCCGCCCGCTCGACACGCTCCGCGCCGGGTGGGACGCCGCGTCGGGCGCGTACTCCGCGCTCTTCCAGGGCTCGATCTACAACTTCCGCCGCCCGGGCTTCGCGAACGGCATCAAGCCGCTCACCGAGACGCTGACCTTCGCGACCCCGCTCATCGCGGCGGGCCTCGGCGTCGCGCTCGCGTTCCGCGTGGGCCTGTTCAACATCGGCGCCCGCGGCCAGATGCTCATCGCCGCGGCGTGCGCGGGATGGGTCGGCTTCGGCTTCGACCTGCCGCCCGTGATCCACCTGGTGCTCGCCGTCGCCGCGGGCATCGTGGGCGGCGCGGTGTGGGGCGGGATCGTCGGCCTCCTCAAGGCGCGCACGGGCGCGCACGAGGTGATCGTCACGATCATGCTCAACTACGTCGCGTTCTACCTCCTCTCCTACCTGCTGCGGACCCCCGGCCTGCTGCAGGCGCCCGGCTCGAACAACCCGAAGACGCCGGCGATGGCCGACGACGCGATCTTCCCGGCGCTCCTCGGTGACGGGTACTCGCTGCACGCGGGATTCCTCGTGGTCGTCGTCGCGACGGTGATCGTCTGGTACCTCCTCAACCGCTCGGGCCTCGGCTTCCGCTTCCGCGCGGTGGGCGAGAACCCGAGCGCGGCGCGGGTCGCCGGCATCGACGTGAAGAACTCCTACCTCTACGCCATGCTCATCTCCGGCGGGCTCGCGGGCCTCGCGGGGGCGAGCCAGGTGCTCGGCACGGTCACCACGGGCTTCAGCTCGGGGATCGACGCGGGCATCGGCTTCGACGCCATCACGGTGGCGCTGCTCGGCCGCAGCCGGCCGTGGGGCGTCTTCGTCGCGGGGATCCTCTTCGGCGCGTTCAAGGCCGGCGGCTTCTCGATGCAGGCAGCCGAGGGCGTGCCCATCGACATCGTCGTGGTCGTCCAGTCGCTCATCGTCCTGTTCATCGCGGCACCCCCGCTCGTGCGGGCGGTCTTCCGCCTCCCCGCGCCGGGCCGGGCGCGTCGCACCACCCGGATCCGGAAGGCGGCGCTCAGCTCATGA
- a CDS encoding ABC transporter ATP-binding protein, protein MKLELRGITKRFGALVANDHIDLVVQPGEIHCLLGENGAGKSTLMNVLYGLYQAEEGEILLDDRVARFAGPGDAMAAGIGMVHQHFMLIPVFTVAENVMLGHEETKLGGRLDLAGARAKVREISARFGFDVDPDALVADLPVGVQQRVEIIKALSRDAEVLVFDEPTAVLTPQETDELMVIMKQLRDAGTGIVFITHKLREVREVADRITVIRLGKVVGEAEPTASNAELASLMVGRSVSLTVAKEPATPGDAALVVRDLTVIDAAGQVVVDGVSFEVHAGEILAIAGVQGNGQTELTEAILGLQPRVSGTIDLDGTRLTGRSVRRVLDAGVGFVPEDRNEDGLVAEFTIAENLMLDRSDSPPFVVAGSLKLGYLDEFARDRVREFDIRTQGIDTHVGRLSGGNAQKVVLARELSRDLRLFVAAQPTRGLDVGSIEFVHTRVVETRDRGLPVIVVSTELDEVAALADRIAVMYRGGIVGIVPGDTPRDVLGLMMAGEVPASVPTTTTAGGRTA, encoded by the coding sequence ATGAAGCTCGAACTGCGGGGCATCACCAAGCGCTTCGGCGCCCTCGTCGCCAACGACCACATCGACCTCGTGGTCCAGCCGGGGGAGATCCACTGCCTCCTGGGCGAGAACGGCGCCGGCAAGTCGACGCTGATGAACGTCCTCTACGGCCTGTACCAGGCGGAGGAGGGCGAGATCCTCCTCGACGACCGGGTCGCGCGCTTCGCCGGACCCGGCGACGCCATGGCGGCCGGCATCGGCATGGTGCACCAGCACTTCATGCTCATCCCCGTCTTCACCGTCGCGGAGAACGTCATGCTCGGGCACGAGGAGACGAAGCTCGGCGGCCGGCTCGACCTGGCAGGCGCCCGCGCGAAGGTGCGCGAGATCTCCGCCCGCTTCGGCTTCGACGTCGACCCGGACGCGCTCGTCGCCGACCTGCCCGTCGGCGTCCAGCAGCGCGTCGAGATCATCAAGGCCCTGTCGCGCGACGCCGAGGTGCTCGTGTTCGACGAGCCGACGGCCGTGCTCACGCCGCAGGAGACCGACGAGCTCATGGTCATCATGAAGCAGCTCCGGGACGCCGGCACGGGCATCGTCTTCATCACCCACAAGCTGCGCGAGGTGCGCGAGGTCGCGGACCGCATCACCGTGATCCGGCTCGGCAAGGTCGTCGGCGAGGCCGAGCCCACCGCCAGCAACGCCGAGCTCGCGTCCCTCATGGTCGGACGGAGCGTCTCGCTCACCGTCGCGAAGGAGCCGGCCACGCCCGGCGACGCCGCGCTCGTGGTGCGCGACCTCACGGTGATCGACGCCGCGGGCCAGGTCGTGGTCGACGGCGTGAGCTTCGAGGTGCACGCGGGGGAGATCCTCGCCATCGCGGGCGTGCAGGGCAACGGCCAGACCGAGCTCACCGAGGCGATCCTCGGGCTCCAGCCGCGCGTGTCCGGCACCATCGACCTCGACGGCACGCGCCTCACCGGCCGCTCCGTCCGCCGCGTGCTCGACGCGGGCGTCGGCTTCGTGCCCGAGGACCGCAACGAGGACGGGCTCGTCGCCGAGTTCACCATCGCCGAGAACCTCATGCTCGACCGCTCCGACAGCCCGCCGTTCGTCGTCGCCGGATCCCTCAAGCTCGGCTACCTCGACGAGTTCGCGCGCGACCGCGTGCGCGAGTTCGACATCCGCACGCAGGGCATCGACACGCACGTCGGCCGCCTTTCCGGCGGCAACGCGCAGAAGGTCGTGCTCGCGCGCGAGCTCAGCCGCGACCTCCGCCTGTTCGTCGCGGCGCAGCCCACGCGCGGCCTCGACGTCGGCTCCATCGAGTTCGTGCACACGCGCGTCGTCGAGACGCGCGACCGCGGCCTGCCCGTCATCGTCGTCTCCACCGAGCTCGACGAGGTCGCGGCGCTCGCCGACCGCATCGCCGTGATGTACCGCGGCGGCATCGTCGGCATCGTCCCGGGCGACACCCCGCGGGACGTGCTCGGCCTGATGATGGCCGGCGAGGTCCCCGCTTCCGTCCCCACCACCACGACCGCCGGAGGGCGCACCGCATGA
- a CDS encoding BMP family lipoprotein, which yields MTITTRKAALGGLAAVGITAILAGCGAAPESTAGGAGGAAKSDLLTCMVSDSGGFDDKSFNQLGYEGLTKAVDDLGLPAAKPVESAAETDFAPNLTNLADQGCGLIVTVGFLLADATKEAAAANTDIEYAIIDDASIDAPNVKPITFNTSEAAFLAGYSAAAYSKTGTVGTFGGLQIPTVTIFMDGFVDGVNYYNEQKGKDVKAIGWDVASQSGSFTGEFVANQTAKTAAQTLIDQGADVIMPVGGPIFLSAGEAIRDSSDKKVVMVGVDSDAYETAPDLKDLFLTSVLKGIDAGVEDVVKTAADDQFDATPYVGTLENGGVDIAPFHDYESEVPSDLAGELETIKAGIIDGSIAVESPSSLTK from the coding sequence GTGACCATCACCACCCGAAAGGCCGCCCTGGGCGGTCTCGCCGCCGTCGGCATCACCGCGATCCTCGCGGGCTGCGGCGCCGCCCCCGAGTCGACCGCGGGAGGCGCCGGCGGCGCCGCGAAGAGCGACCTGCTCACCTGCATGGTCTCCGACTCCGGCGGCTTCGACGACAAGTCGTTCAACCAGCTCGGCTACGAGGGCCTCACCAAGGCCGTCGACGACCTCGGCCTCCCGGCGGCCAAGCCCGTCGAGTCCGCCGCGGAGACCGACTTCGCGCCGAACCTCACCAACCTCGCCGACCAGGGCTGCGGACTCATCGTCACCGTCGGCTTCCTGCTGGCGGACGCCACCAAGGAGGCGGCGGCCGCCAACACCGACATCGAGTACGCGATCATCGACGACGCCTCGATCGACGCCCCGAACGTCAAGCCCATCACCTTCAACACCAGCGAGGCCGCGTTCCTCGCGGGCTACTCCGCCGCGGCCTACTCGAAGACCGGCACCGTCGGCACCTTCGGCGGCCTGCAGATCCCGACCGTCACGATCTTCATGGACGGCTTCGTGGACGGCGTGAACTACTACAACGAGCAGAAGGGCAAGGACGTCAAGGCCATCGGCTGGGACGTCGCGAGCCAGAGCGGGTCGTTCACGGGCGAGTTCGTCGCCAACCAGACGGCCAAGACCGCCGCGCAGACCCTCATCGACCAGGGCGCGGACGTCATCATGCCCGTCGGCGGCCCGATCTTCCTCAGCGCCGGCGAGGCCATCCGCGACTCCAGCGACAAGAAGGTCGTCATGGTGGGCGTCGACTCCGACGCGTACGAGACCGCGCCCGACCTCAAGGACCTCTTCCTCACCTCTGTGCTCAAGGGCATCGACGCGGGCGTCGAGGACGTCGTGAAGACGGCGGCGGACGACCAGTTCGACGCGACGCCCTACGTGGGCACGCTCGAGAACGGCGGCGTGGACATCGCCCCGTTCCACGACTACGAGTCGGAGGTCCCCTCGGACCTCGCGGGCGAGCTCGAGACGATCAAGGCCGGCATCATCGACGGCTCGATCGCGGTCGAGTCGCCGTCGTCGCTGACGAAGTAG
- a CDS encoding BMP family lipoprotein gives MPRTRRVVRAAILPIALLSAAALAGCGAAPEPGASTAAASDYCARMVTNSGGLQDRSFNQSSWEGLQRAEQELGIQADVLVSTSETDLAPNVEQAVGTGCGFILTVGYELADATSAAAAENPDVHFSIVDEVVDAPNVKPLVFDTAQASYLAGYLAAGVSQTGKVGTFGGGNQPPVTLFMDGFVDGVAAYNQAHGTSVVALGWDAAAQDGAFTGDFEDVSKGQTTTQNLLDQGADVIMPVAGQVGEGAASAILAHGSGKLIWVDNDGYDTLPAEYRPLLLTSVLKDTGQAVVDIVADDQKGSFSSEPYVGTLANGGVGLAEYHDLAASVSPELQSELDALKARIVSGEVQVKSVSTP, from the coding sequence ATGCCCCGCACCCGCCGCGTCGTCCGCGCCGCCATCCTGCCCATCGCCCTCCTCTCCGCCGCGGCCCTCGCCGGGTGCGGAGCGGCCCCCGAGCCCGGCGCCTCGACGGCTGCCGCGAGCGACTACTGCGCCCGCATGGTCACCAACTCCGGCGGCCTGCAGGACCGCTCCTTCAACCAGTCGAGCTGGGAGGGGCTGCAGCGCGCGGAGCAGGAGCTGGGGATCCAGGCCGACGTCCTCGTCTCCACGTCGGAGACCGACCTCGCGCCGAACGTCGAGCAGGCGGTCGGCACGGGCTGCGGCTTCATCCTCACCGTCGGCTACGAGCTGGCGGACGCGACGTCGGCGGCCGCCGCGGAGAACCCCGACGTGCACTTCTCCATCGTCGACGAGGTCGTCGACGCCCCCAACGTCAAGCCGCTCGTCTTCGACACGGCGCAGGCCTCCTACCTCGCGGGCTACCTCGCGGCGGGCGTGAGCCAGACGGGCAAGGTCGGCACCTTCGGCGGCGGCAACCAGCCGCCCGTCACCCTCTTCATGGACGGCTTCGTCGACGGCGTGGCCGCGTACAACCAGGCGCACGGCACGAGCGTCGTCGCGCTCGGCTGGGACGCCGCGGCGCAGGACGGCGCCTTCACCGGCGACTTCGAGGACGTGTCGAAGGGCCAGACCACCACGCAGAACCTGCTCGACCAGGGCGCCGACGTGATCATGCCCGTGGCCGGGCAGGTGGGGGAGGGCGCGGCGTCCGCGATCCTCGCGCACGGCAGCGGCAAGCTCATCTGGGTCGACAACGACGGCTACGACACGCTCCCGGCCGAGTACCGCCCGCTCCTGCTCACGAGCGTGCTCAAGGACACCGGCCAGGCCGTGGTCGACATCGTGGCCGACGACCAGAAGGGGTCCTTCTCGTCGGAGCCCTACGTGGGCACGCTCGCGAACGGCGGCGTGGGCCTCGCGGAGTACCACGACCTCGCCGCCTCGGTGTCGCCCGAGCTGCAGTCCGAGCTCGACGCGCTGAAGGCCCGGATCGTCTCCGGCGAGGTGCAGGTGAAGTCGGTCTCGACGCCCTAG